From Leptidea sinapis chromosome 12, ilLepSina1.1, whole genome shotgun sequence, the proteins below share one genomic window:
- the LOC126967224 gene encoding ommochrome-binding protein-like, with translation MSPFTINMKVLILLSILASARSRATERCDGIIVNKINHEEIVLKSGINSPYQLAIDYDTGYLFFSYSANDDEVFKSAYINLKTNNFGIIPGVSGGFANAVDSRKHNVYIGGRDGLYKFDFDSKSAKHIDGTDDNIWQLFYKDELYYSRYPDEAVYMYKEGRCERVPELQDTKAMLVALDNYKNFYFTNSSGMYMHKKSNGQRGFIGDFNANGFATDINGNLFFSTPDGVYFINVEKKEVERIAAIGNAYGVAIGGDGSIIYASQNAIIRLNPTETFCIVDEFKSPFLI, from the exons ATGTCACCGTTCACAATAaat ATGAAGGTGTTAATACTATTGTCGATTCTTGCATCTGCCAGAAGTCGAGCTACTGAAAGATGTGATGGCATCATTGTAAATAAGATCAACCATGAGGAGATCGTTTTAAAAAGTGGAATTAACAGTCCATACCAACTAGCTATTGATTATGATACCGGTTATCTATTTTTCAGTTATTCCGCAAACGACGATGAAGTTTTTAAATCCGCTTATATTAatctaaaaacaaataatttcgGAATCATTCCTGGAGTATCTGGGGGATTTGCTAACGCCGTTGATTCAAGAAAACATAATGTATATATCGGAGGAAGAGATGGCttatataaatttgattttgattcaAAGTCAGCCAAACACATAGATGGTACAGACGACAACATATGGCAGTTATTTTATAAGGATGAATTATACTATTCAAGGTATCCAGATGAagctgtttatatgtataaagaaGGTAGATGTGAAAGAGTTCCTGAATTACAAGACACAAAAGCAATGTTGGTCGCACttgataattataaaaacttttacTTTACTAACTCATCTGGAATGTATATGCATAAGAAATCTAATGGTCAACGAGGTTTTATTGGAGATTTTAACGCAAATGGTTTTGCTACGGATATTAATGGTAATCTGTTCTTTTCTACACCTGATGGTGTTTACTTCATAAACGTCGAGAAGAAAGAGGTTGAAAGGATTGCTGCCATAGGCAACGCTTATGGTGTTGCTATTGGTGGAGATGGGAGTATTATTTATGCTTCACAAAACGCTATCATAAGACTGAATCCTACTGAGACATTTTGCATCGTCGACGAGTTTAAATCTCCgttcttaatttaa
- the LOC126967190 gene encoding cytochrome b5-related protein-like encodes MAPKESDYLEIAQQRAIEKKTHVSFPQLKYPSLRDEGLRDSMQWLTGKAIDDGAEGLWRVHDKLYDLDTFINKHPGGSEWLQLTKGTDITEAFEVHHLNPSTVKVLEKFYKRDAKTPRNSPFTFKDDGFYRTLKNKVWEEIQKIPNKESIRTSFICDSLLFTCLVSSTITCWAKDYWIVMLSYIVASVSMAWVMVAAHNYIHKRTNWRMYLFNIGLWSYRDFRVSHALSHHLFANTLMDLEVSGFEPIVFWNPRKEQPFYAKYSVVLEQILFPFMFIMNFLKRFSRNFTHPGFFTQHYRWHDGLGFLLPVWMYITGGATFYDTLTMWLWINCSASFVFFTIASNAAHHHPNIFKDGDEVSDVNPDWGMHEVEAVMDRRDINGSHFRVMTFFGHHALHHLFPILDHAVLEHLYPLFLENCEKYRANFRTTSQFDMIIGQIQMTLKTRPTLLSERK; translated from the exons ATGGCACCAAAAGAATCGGATTATTTGGAAATAGCACAGCAAAGGGCTATAGAAAAGAAAACTCATGTTAGTTTTCCGCAGTTAAAGTATCCATCATTGAGAGATGAAGGGTTACGAGATTCTATGCAATGGTTAACTGGAAAAGCTATAGATGATGGGGCAGAAGGTCTATGGAGAGTTCATGATAAACTATATGATCTagatacatttattaataaacatccAGGAGGTAGTGAGTGGTTGCAACTGACAAAG GGAACGGATATAACCGAAGCTTTCGAGGTACATCATTTGAACCCAAGCACTGTGAAAGTACTAGAGAAGTTTTATAAAAGAGATGCTAAAACACCTAGAAACTCTCCATTCACATTTAAAGATGACGGTTTCTATCGAACCTTAAAGAATAAAGTTTGGGAAGAAATTCAAAAGATCCCAAATAAGGAAAGTATTCGGACTTCCTTTATTTGCGATAGTCTTCTGTTCACTTGTCTAGTTAGTTCAACAATAACTTGTTGGGCCAAGGACTATTGGATTGTAATGTTATCTTATATTGTAGCATCAGTCAGTATGGCTTGGGTAATGGTTGCTGCACACAATTATATACACAAGAGAACCAATTGGAGAATGTACCTTTTTAATATTGGATTGTGGTCGTACAG AGACTTCCGAGTTTCCCACGCGTTATCACATCACCTGTTCGCAAATACGTTAATGGATTTAGAAGTGAGTGGATTTGAACCAATTGTATTCTGGAATCCAAGAAAGGAGCAACCTTTTTACGCCAAATACTCAGTAGTCTTAGAGCAGATATTATTCCCGTTTATGTTCATCATGAACTTCTTAAAAAG ATTTAGCCGCAACTTTACGCATCCTGGCTTCTTCACCCAACATTACCGGTGGCACGATGGTTTGGGATTCCTATTACCAGTATGGATGTATATAACAGGAGGCGCTACATTTTATGACACTTTGACTATGTGGCTCTGGATCAATTGTTCAGCTAGTTTTGTATTCTTTACGATTGCTTCAAATGCTGCTCATCATCACCCAAACATATTTAAAGATGGCGATGAAGTCAG tgatGTAAACCCTGATTGGGGAATGCATGAAGTAGAAGCAGTGATGGACAGAAGGGATATAAATGGAAGTCATTTTAGAGTGATGACCTTCTTTGGTCACCATGCACTGCATCATCTCTTCCCAATCCTGGACCACGCCGTTCTTGAACATCTGTACCCCTTGTTCTTGGAAAACTGTGAGAAGTATCGAGCTAATTTTCGTACAACATCACAATTTGACATGATCATCGGCCAAATACAAATGACATTGAAAACACGCCCAACGTTATTGTCTGAAAGGAAATAA